One Lutra lutra chromosome 7, mLutLut1.2, whole genome shotgun sequence DNA window includes the following coding sequences:
- the ZNF410 gene encoding LOW QUALITY PROTEIN: zinc finger protein 410 (The sequence of the model RefSeq protein was modified relative to this genomic sequence to represent the inferred CDS: inserted 2 bases in 1 codon): protein MLSDELESKPELLVQFVQNTSIPLGQGLVESEAKDITCLSLLPVTEAPECSRLMLPDDTPSHTNSSKEVPSSAVLRSLQVNVGPDGEETRAQTVQKSPEFLSTPESPSLLQDLQPSDSTSFILLNLTRAGLGSSAEHLVFVQDEAEDSGNDFLSGESADSSIPWFLRVQELAHDSLIAATRAQLAKNAKTSSNGENVHLSSGDGQPKDSGPLPQVEKKLKCTVEGCDRTFVWPAHFKYHLKTHRNDRSFICPAEGCGKSFYVLQRLKVHMRTHNGEKPFVCPESSCGKQFTTAGNLKNHLRIHTGEKPFLCEAQGCGRSFAEYSSLRKHLVVHSGEKPHQCQVCGKTFSQSGSRNVHMKKHHLQLGAAGSQDQEQTAEPLMGSSCLKRLQXTSKNLGSMNSQPSLGGESLNLPNTNSILGVDDEVLAEGSPRPLSSVPDVTHHLVTMQSGRQSYEVSVLTAVNPQELLNQGELTESRT, encoded by the exons ATGTTATCAGATGAGTTAGAATCCAAACCAGAG ctccTGGTACAGTTTGTTCAGAATACGTCCATCCCATTGGGACAGGGGCTAGTAGAATCAGAAGCTAAAGACATTACTTGCTTGTCCCTCCTTCCAGTGACTGAGGCCCCAGAATGCAGTCGGCTAATGTTACCAG ATGATACTCCAAGTCATACAAACTCCTCCAAGGAGGTCCCTTCCTCAGCTGTGTTGAGAAGCCTTCAGGTGAATGTGGGCCCAGACGGAGAGGAGACGAGGGCTCAGACTGTACAGAAGTCCCCGGAGTTTTTGTCCACTCCAGAGTCTCCGAGCTTGTTGCAAGATCTCCAGCCGAGCGACAGcacttcttttattcttcttaacCTAACAAGAGCAG GTCTGGGCTCTTCAGCTGAGCACTTAGTATTTGTACAAGATGAGGCAGAGGATTCAGGGAATGATTTCCTCTCCGGTGAGAGCGCGGACAGTAGCATTCCATGGTTCCTGCGGGTTCAGGAGTTGGCTCATGATAGTTTGATTGCGGCTACTCGCGCGCAGCTGGCAAAGAATGCAAAAACCAGCAGCAACG GAGAAAATGTCCACCTCAGTTCTGGTGATGGGCAGCCCAAAGATTCTGGGCCCCTTCCTCAAGTGGAAAAGAAGCTCAAATGTACAGTTGAAGGCTGTGACCGGACATTTGTGTGGCCCGCTCACTTCAAGTACCATCTCAAAACGCATCG AAATGACCGCTCTTTCATCTGTCCTGCAGAAGGTTGTGGGAAAAGCTTCTATGTGCTGCAGAGACTGAAGGTGCACATGAGGACCCATAATGGGGAGAAGCCCTTTGTGTGCCCCGAGTCTAGCTGTGGTAAGCAGTTCACTACAGCTGGAAATCTGAAGAACCACTTGCGCATCCATACAG gaGAGAAGCCTTTTCTGTGTGAAGCCCAAGGATGTGGCCGTTCCTTTGCTGAGTATTCTAGCCTGAGAAAACATTTGGTGGTTCACTCAG GAGAGAAGCCTCATCAGTGTCAAGTCTGTGGGAAGACCTTCTCTCAGAGTGGGAGTAGGAACGTGCACATGAAAAAGCATCACTTGCAGCTGGGAGCAGCTGGGAGTCAAGACCAGGAGCAAACCG CTGAGCCGCTAATGGGCAGTAGTTGCTTGAAGAGGCTTCA GACCAGTAAAAACCTGGGGTCTATGAACTCCCAGCCCAGCCTTGGTGGAGAGTCCTTGAACCTACCAAATACCAATTCTATCCTAGGAGTTGATGATG AGGTGCTTGCTGAAGGATCCCCGCGTCCCCTGTCTTCAGTGCCTGATGTGACACATCACTTGGTGACCATGCAGTCAGGGAGGCAATCCTATGAGGTTTCTGTGTTAACTGCTGTAAATCCACAGGAG